A region of the Corynebacterium endometrii genome:
AGGGGGACTTTGTTGTCCTCAACTGGCGTGCCGTCTGCGGCGATTGCCGCGCCTGCAAGAAGGGAGAGCCAAAGTATTGCTTCAACACCTTCAACGCTTCGAAGAAGATGACTCTGGAGGACGGCACGGAGCTGACCCCCGCCCTGGGTATCGGCGCCTTCGCGGAGAAGACCCTGGTCCACGAGGGCCAGTGCACCAAGGTTGACCCCGAAGCCGACCCAGCCGCCGCGGGCCTCCTGGGCTGTGGCGTCATGGCCGGTCTGGGCGCCGCGGTCAACACCGCGGAGATCAAGCGAGGCGAGTCCGCGGTGGTCTTCGGCTGCGGCGGCGTGGGCATGGCGGCCATCGCCGGAGCCAATCTGGCCGGCGCATCCAAGGTGATCGCCGTGGACGTCGATGATTCCAAGCTGGAAAAATCCCGCGAATTCGGCGCCACCCACACCATCAACTCGAAGGAACTGAGCCACGATGAGCTGGTCGCCGCGGTGCAAGACCTTACCGATGGTTTTGGCACCGATGTCGCCATCGACGCAGTGGGCATCCCGGCGACCGCGCAGGCCGCCTTCTACGCGCGTGACCTGGCCGGCCGCATGGTCATGGTCGGTGTGCCTGACCAGACCAGCCGCTTTGACATCCCCGCGGCTGACTTCTTCAGCCACGGCGGTTCCTTAAAGTCCTCCTGGTACGGTGACTGCCTGCCGGAGCGCGACTTCCCGATGTACATCGACCTGGCAAACCAGGGCCGCTTCCCGCTGGACAAGTTCGTCTCCGAGCGCATTGGCCTCGAGGATGTAGAGCAGGCCTTTGAGACCATGAAGTCCGGCAAGGTCCTGCGTTCCGTGGTGGAAATCTAGCGGTCCGGAATATAGGGAGTAGTGCTTATGAAGATCGACAAGATTGTCACCTCGGGAAAGTTCTGCCTGGATGGCGGGGAATGGGATGTGGACAATAACGTCTACATCATCGGCGGCGCGGATGGCGTCTACGTGGTGGATCCTTCCCATGACTTGGACGCCGTGGAAGAGGCCGTGGCCGGCCGGCCGGTTCGCGGGGTGCTGTTGACCCACGCGCACAATGATCATTGTGAGCTGGCGCCGGCGGCGTCGGAACGCTTTGATTGCCCGGTGTACTTGCACCCCGACGATGACATGCTGTGGCGCGAATCCAACGGCGACGCGCCCTACGAGACTCTGGCCGATAACCAGCAGTTCGAGGTCTCCGGACAGAAACTCGCCGTGTTCCACACGCCGGGCCACACCCCGGGCTGCGTGGTCTTCCACCTGCCGTCCGAGGACATCCTGCTTAGCGGCGATACCCTCTTCAACGGCGGGCCGGGCGCAACGGGGCGCAAGTATTCCGATTTCGATGTGATTATCGAGTCCCTGCGCAACGTGGTCTTCCACCTTCCGCGCGAGACCAAGGTGCTTCCGGGGCACGGCGATGAGACCACCATCGGCGCGGAGGCCGCCCGCATCGATGAATACATCGCCCGCGGGTACTAGCCCGCCGTAAATCCGCCCTTAAGCCCCGGCGGCCTATCGCCGGCCGGCCCCCGCCAATAACCGCAAATGACTGGTTGTAAACGACTGACATCGACCCCAGCGGCTCGGAGTTTCCGAGGATTCCGCGATAAAACGGCGATGTGGGTTGTTTGCGACCAGTCATTTGCATTTGGCCGTCCCTTTTAAGACAGTGACCGGTCACGGAGTTATCCACAGATTTGGTTTAGCGAGGCCCAATTGCTGGACTAAAAGCCTTTTAAGTCCCAATGTCGAGTCATGGACAATCGACAATTACAAAAATACGCATCAGGAAAGCTCGTGGACCTTCGCAAGATAGCGACCAACGACGAGCGAAAACACAGGCATCTTTACAGTGGATATCTCAGGCGGCTGTCCCCGGCATTCGGAATCTATAAGCCGGATTATGACGCCTTGAGCTTTAACGACAGGGAGCGTCTGCGGTTGCTGGCCCACAGTCAGGGACTTCCGAGTTCGATACTCGTTCTGAATTCCGCCGCGCGCTGGCACGGGCTGTGGGTTATAGGAGACGACGCGATAGAGGCCACCACCCGAAACGGGAAACTGCCGCTGAGGAACCGGTGGTATGGAAGACGGTATTACTCAATCCTCTTGCGCAGGGAGCATTGGGGACAGTATTTCGGAGTCAGGTGCACGAATCCCGCGAGGACGTGCATTGACATTGCTCGGATACATGGGTTCCGGGCGGGCCTCGTAGCAATGGATAGCTTCCTGGCGCGGGGACACAACATCCATAAACTCCGTTCAACGCTCTCCAACGTGGGCAGGCTCAAAGGAATCGCCACGGCTCGGCGGTGTGTGAACCTCGCGATTTCCAACTCCGGTTCGCCGTGGGAATCGGTAGTTCGCGCGGACTTGCTGGATTGCGGGATAGCTATGGAGGTCGAAGCGCAGAAGAAGATCCTCAACTACTACGCCGATATCTGCATTGACGGGTGGCTTGTCGTGGAGGTAGACGGCAATGTGAAGTATGACGGGACTTTCGGCGACCCAACGAGCGCTATCGTCGATGAACGCCGTAGGGAGAAGGAAATAACCAACGCCGGGTACCGCGTCTTGAGGCTATCGCCCCAGCAGTTAGCATCGCCCGACGCACTTATTGAAATGGTCAGGCGCGAGTTGAGCTTTGGTCCCCTGCGGCGAAGGCCCGCGGTCTAAAGGTGCGAGGCGGAGCGTCCGCTAGGAAAACAACCGCCCGCAAACGACCTACACCGACGTTTTCGGCCCAAATAAGGCACAAGCTTCACCTAGCTGACCGTGGTGTAGGTCGTTTGCGGGCAGTCATTTGCGGGAATCGAGCACCCCCAGCCCCAGCACCAGGCCCCGCCCCAGCCCCGCCTAGTCCTCGCGTGCCGCTGTGCGCAGGTACGCGCCGTAACCGGATTTGTCGAGCTCCTCGGCCAGTTGGACCAAGGCCTCGCGGGAGATGAACCCCTCGCGATAGGCGGCAACCTCCGGGGAACCGATGACCGCGCCGGTGCGCTTCTGGAGCACCTCGATGTATGCGGAAGCCTCGGACATGGAGTCCACGGTGCCGGTGTCTAACCACACGTCGCCGCGCTGCAAGCGCTTGACCGCCAGCTTCCCGCGGCGCAGGTATTCCTCGTTGACGGCGGTAATCTCTAGCTCGCCGCGCGCGGAAGGGGCGATCCCCCGCGCGATGTCCGCCACGGAGTTGTCATAGAAGTACAAGCCCACCACGGCGAAATTGGACCGTGGCTCAGACGGCTTTTCCTCGATGGACAAGGCATTGCCGCCCGCATCGAACTCCACGACGCCGTAGCGTTGGGGGTCGGAAACCTCGTAGGCAAAGATGGTGCCGCCGTCCGGATTCCGGCATTCGGCAAGCGCGGTGGAAAACCCGTGGCCGTCGAAGATGTTGTCACCCAGCACCAGCGCCACGGAGTCATCACCAATGAAATCCTCGCCGATGATGAAGGCCTGGGCCAAGCCCTCGGGCCGCGGCTGCACGGCGTAGGAGAGCATGATGCCTAGGTGTGAGCCGTCGCCCAGGAGGCGCTCGAACGCCGTCCGGTCTTCTGGGGTGGTGATAATCAAGATCTCCCGGATGCCAGCCTGGATCAGCGTGGACAGCGGGTAGTAGATCATTGGCTTGTCATATACCGGCATGAGCTGCTTGGATATGCCCTTGGTGATGGGGTACAGCCGCGTGCCGGAGCCGCCGGCGAGGATGATGCCTTTCATAAGTTTCTAGCCTAATGCCAAGTACAGCGCCACGGCGGCGCGCCAGTTCATTGGGGTAAATCCGGTGGCCTCGATCTTCGAAAGGTCCAGTGTGGATTCCGCCGGGCGGTCCGCCTCGGGCCCGGCAATCTCGCGATACTGCTGCGTGGTCACGGGGTGCACGCCCGCGGGATCTTTCCCGACGGCAATAAACGCCGCCATCGCTATCTCATCGCGCCCCACCGCGTCACCGCCCGAGGTCACGTTGTATACCCCGTACTCCGCACCGGTCTCGAGGAGGTGTTTGATGGCCTTGGCCAGATCCTCGGCGTAGGTGGGGCGCCCGCGCTGGTCGTGGATGACCCGCGGCTCCACGTCCTTGGCGGCCAGGTCCGCCATGGTGCGGATGAAGTTCTTGCCCTCGCCGAAGACCCAGGCGGTGCGGATGACATAGTGCTTGGGCGTGGTCTGCGCGGCCGTGTCGCCGGCCGCCTTGGACGCACCGTAAAGGCTTAGCGGGGACGGGATTTCCTCCTCGGTGTGCAGCTCGCGGGTGCCGTCAAAGATGTAATCGGAGCTGACGTGCACGAGCGTGAGGTTGTGCTCGGAGGCGATCGTGGCGAGCTTCGCCGGGGCGGAAGCGTTGACGGCCCACGCCTCGGCCCGGCGCTCCTCGGCGCCGTTAACATCGTTGAACGCCGCACAATTGATGATCGCCTGGTACTGGGCCCAGTCCCGCGCCGGCGGGTTGGTGATATCGAATTCCGCGCGCGTGCAGTATTCCACGTGCGCCGCGTCGCCGTAGACCGCCTTGAGTGCGCGCCCAAGCTGACCGTTTGCGCCCGTTACCAGGATCTTACGCGGCGGCACCGGCACGGCGTCCGCCAGCTGTGGGTGGTGCTTATCCTTTTCGGAAACCTCGGTGGGCTCGAGCGGCCAGTCAATCATGTCGAGGTTCACAAAGCTATAGGCCGCGTCCGGAGACCAATGCGCGTTGACCAGGTAGGTGTAGGTGGTGTTGTCCTCCAGAGCCTGGAAGCCATTGGCCACGCCCCGCGGCACGAACACGGCCGTGGCCGCATCGATGCGGTGGGTGTAGGTGTGCCCGTACGTGGGGGAGCCCTCGCGCAGGTCACACCACGCGCCCATCACGGAACCGGTGGCTACGGAGATGTACTTATCCCAGGGCTCGGCGTGCAGCCCGCGGGTTACCCCGCGCTCGGCGTTGAAGGAAATATTGTTTTGCACCGGGCCGAAGTCCGGTAGCCCCTGCTCCAGCTGCTTGGAGCGCTGCCAATTCTCCTTGAACCAACCACGCTCATCCCCGTGAACGTCGAGGTCAAAGATCTTTAAGCCGTCAATCATCACTGGCCCCTTTCCGCGTACTGCGCTTCGACCGCCTTCTTGAGCGGTTCCCACCACGCGCGGTGGGCCGTGTACCACTCGATGGTCTGCTCCAGTCCCCGCCGCATGCCCGTCTGATTATCCGTGTATACCGGCGCCCAGTCCAGTTCCCGGCGCAGCTTCGCCGAATCCATCGCGTAGCGCTGGTCGTGGCCCGGGCGGTCGGCGACGTGCTCAAATTCGCCGCCCATCAGCTCGCAGATGAGCTCTATTACCTGGAGGTTGGAGACATGGTCATTGTCGGCACCGATGTTATACGTCTCACCCAGGGCCCCGCGCTCGAGAATCGCTAGGACGGCGGCGTTGTGGTCATCGACGTGGATCCAGTCCCGCACCTGCGCGCCGGTGCCGTAGAGCTTGGCCGGCAGGCCGCTTAAGATATTGGTGACCTGGCGCGGGATGAATTTCTCGATGTGCTGGTAGGGGCCGTAGTTGTTGGAGCAATTGGAAATCGTGGCGGCCAGGCCAAAGCTGCGTATCCACGCGCGGACTAGGTGGTCGGACCCGGCCTTGGATGCCGAATACGGCGAGGACGGCGCGTATGGGGTTTGTTCCGTAAAACGTGCGGGATCGTCGAGGGCTAGATCGCCGAAGACTTCGTCGGTGGAGATGTGGTGGAAACGCTTGTCGTGCTTGCGCGCGGCCTCCAACAGCGTAAACGTGCCCACCAGATTGGTGTCTATGAATGGGCGCGGATTGGACAGCGAATTGTCATTGTGGCTCTCCGCGGCGAAATGCACCACCACATCCGCCGCGGCCACCAACCGGTCTACGAGGTCAGAATCGCAAATATCGCCCTCCACGAGGCGCGCGTCCGTTCCCTCCAGGTTCGCGGGGTTGCCCGCGTAGGTGAGCTTGTCTAGGACGGTGATCTCCCATGAGGGCCGTTCGCGGCGCAGCAGGTGGACGAAATTGGCGCCGATGAAGCCGGCGCCGCCCGTAACAAGGAGTTTTTGGGGAGAGCTCATGGGAATCTAGTTTAGCGCCGCGCCGGGCGGGGGAGCCCCTGGGCTTGATAGACAAAGCTGTACATTAAAGTCTTGTAAAAATAGACGGATAGGTCTAATGTGGTGCCTCCGGAAATAATTCTCACTACATCAACGGAGTCCACATGATACTTAGCGGTCTGGCGCTCGGCGCCGTCCTCGGAATCGTCATGCAGCGCGGGCGGTTTTGCGTCACCGGCTTTTTGCGGGATATCTTCCTGCTCAAAAGCTGGCGCACCTTCACCGCGCTGCTTATCGTCATCTCGGTCCACGCGGTTGGACTAACCGCGCTGAGCAGCGCCGGTGTCATTAGCCCCGAGGTCAGCAATTTTGCGCCGGTCGCGGTGATAGTGGGCGGTTTCCTCTTCGGCATCGGCATCGTGTGGGCCGGCGGCTGCGCGTCCGGCACCTGGTACCGCACCGGCGAGGGCCTGGTAGGTTCCTGGTTCGCGCTGATCTTTTACGCGCTGTTCGCCGCGGCCATGAAGTACGGCTTCCTCAACCGCTTGGATGAGTCCGTCAAATCCTTCAGGGTTGAGGCCACCACCATCCCGGAAACCTTGGGCGTGTCCCCATGGATCTTTACCATCGCGCTTAGCGCTCTGACCGCGTACCTGACCTGGCATTACATGTCCAAGGAAAAGCGCGCCGGGCTCAAGGTGGCAAACCTCGGCAAGAAGGGCCTTGCCAAGCCGCTCCACGTCTACACTGCCGCCGTGCTGGTGGGCCTGCTGGGCGTGGCGGCGTGGCCGTTGTCCGCGGCTACCGGCCGCAACTCCGGCCTGGGAATTACCACCCCGTCCGCTGACATAGCCAGCTTCCTTACCACCGGCGAGCCGGAGCGCATCAACTGGGGCGTCATGTTGGTATTGGGCATCCTGATCGGTTCGTTCATCGCGGCAAAAACGACCGGCGAGTTCCGCATCCGCATTCCTGACGCCACCCAGACCGTCCGCTCCATCGGCGGCGGCGCGCTCATGGGAATCGGCGCGGCGCTGGCCGGCGGCTGCACCGTGGGCAATGGCATGGTCCAAACCTCCCTGTTTAGCTACCAGGGCTGGGTCTCCTTGCTGTTTATGGCGCTGGGCGTGGGTTTCGCGGCCAAGATCTGGCTCAAGCCTTCCCGTGGTTCCCAGCCTGCCTCCGCGCCCGACGCCGCCCCTCAGGACCAGCCGCTTAACACCGCCGCTAGCCCGGTGATCCAGGCCGCCCCGTCCCTCGGCGGAACCGCGGTGGCAACCCTGCCGCAGGTAGACCTGGGGCTAAAAGTCGCGCGCAAGCCTGGCCTGACCCAGCTGGAGCAGGGCAGGTACCACCTGGATTCCATGGGCGCGGTGTGCCCGTTCCCGCTGATTGAGGCCAAGGATGCCCTCGAGCAGCTCGAGGTGGGCGATGAACTCACCATCGAGTTTGACTGCACGCAGGGCACGGAGACCATCCCGCGCTGGGCCGCCGATAACGGCCACGAGGTGGTTGATTTTCAAGAGACCGGCGACGCGGGCTGGATAATCTCCATAGTCAAGCGTTAAAGCACCACCGGCTTACGCCGGGAAGCGCGGCAGCGCGCGCTGGCCTAGCCAGTCCGCTGCGAGCGCGTCGATAGCGGCGGGGTTGCCGGCGCTGCGGAAGGCGGAGAGGGCGTCGGACGCGGTGGTGGTTGAGTGGCGCGCCGCGGCAAGATGGCTGCGGATGGCGCGGAAGAACGCATCGTCGCCCAGCTCGCGCCGCAGCGAATGAACGAAGAGCGCGCCGCGTTTGTACACCCGATCATCGAACATATCCCTGGCGCCGGGATCCGCCAGGTAGAGGTCCTGGTCCTTGCGCTCTAGCACCTTGTAGTGGGAACGCGCGGACTCATGAGCGGGCACGCCCTGGGAATGCTCAAGCCACAGCCACTCCGAATAGCAGGCAAATCCCTCGTTGAGCCAAATGTCTCCCCACACGCTCAGCCCGCAGGAGTTACCAAACCATTGGTGGGAAAGCTCGTGGGCGATGAGCCGCTCAAAGACGTGGTCTCCTTTGACGTGATTGGAACCAAAGATGGACAGGCCCTGGGCCTCAAGCGGAATTTCCAAGGCGTCCTCGGTGACCACAACGCGGTAATCCGGGAAGGGATAGTCCCCGAAGCGTTCCTCAAAGAAGTCCAGCATGTCCTGCTGCCGGGCAAACTCCTCATTGACCTGGGACTTGAGCTCCGCCGGGGCGAACACCGTGGTGTTGCGGCCTAAATCGAAGGCCGTGAACTCGCCCACGTTGACGGTGGCGAGATAGGTGGCCAGGGGGGACTCGGCCGCGTAATGCCAGCGGGTGGTGGAACCGGTGGAGCGCTTCGATATCAGCGTGCCCGGGCACACCACCGTAAACGGCGAATCGGCCGCAATCCTGAAATCGAAGGTGGCCTTCTGGCTGGGGTGGTCATCACACGGGAACCAGCTCGGCGCGCCATTGGGCTGCGAGGCAACCAGCGCGCCGGACTCCGTTTCCTCCCAACCAATCTGGCCCCACGTGGTCCGAATGGGCTTGGGGTTGCCGCCGTAACGAATGGTCAACGCGAATTCCTGCCCGGCGGGAACCGGCGCGCCGAAGCTTATACGCAGCTTGCCGCCGGACTGCTTGAACTTAGCAACCTTTACCTTGCCGTCCGCCGTGACGCGGCGCGTCACCATGCCCGCGGCGAGGTCCAGGCTCATTTTCTTAAGCTCCTCGTCGCCCGTCACAACCCGCAGTACCGCTTCGCCAGCCAGCGCATTGGGCTCCACCTTGTAGTCCAGGTTTAAGGCGTAGTGGCTGACCCGAAAGCCCAGGTTAAACTCCACCCCCGTGTACGGGTCACGGGATCCAGAAAGGGCGGCAGGGCACAGCGTGAACATAAGCTGCGATCCTACCGCCCCTGGGGGCTCAAGTGAACTTAAGCGTAGAAAGCGCGCCAGAAGGTGGCCCAGGACTTCTCAATGTCCTCACGCCAGCCCGGCCAGGAGTGGGTGCCAACGTTGCGGAAGTTGTAATCCGCGGGGATACCGTTCTTGTCCAGCTTGGCCTTTAAGTTATGGGTGCAGTGGTTGACCGCGGCCTCGATGGCGCCGCCCTCAATCTGCAGGGTTGCGGCACCCAGAACGGCCGGG
Encoded here:
- a CDS encoding S-(hydroxymethyl)mycothiol dehydrogenase, which codes for MTNQTVKAIVSLAKGEPVEAVNIVIPEPGPNDVVVKIQACGVCHTDLAYRDGDIEDAYPFLLGHEAAGIVETVGERVTHVEEGDFVVLNWRAVCGDCRACKKGEPKYCFNTFNASKKMTLEDGTELTPALGIGAFAEKTLVHEGQCTKVDPEADPAAAGLLGCGVMAGLGAAVNTAEIKRGESAVVFGCGGVGMAAIAGANLAGASKVIAVDVDDSKLEKSREFGATHTINSKELSHDELVAAVQDLTDGFGTDVAIDAVGIPATAQAAFYARDLAGRMVMVGVPDQTSRFDIPAADFFSHGGSLKSSWYGDCLPERDFPMYIDLANQGRFPLDKFVSERIGLEDVEQAFETMKSGKVLRSVVEI
- a CDS encoding MBL fold metallo-hydrolase, which translates into the protein MKIDKIVTSGKFCLDGGEWDVDNNVYIIGGADGVYVVDPSHDLDAVEEAVAGRPVRGVLLTHAHNDHCELAPAASERFDCPVYLHPDDDMLWRESNGDAPYETLADNQQFEVSGQKLAVFHTPGHTPGCVVFHLPSEDILLSGDTLFNGGPGATGRKYSDFDVIIESLRNVVFHLPRETKVLPGHGDETTIGAEAARIDEYIARGY
- a CDS encoding DUF559 domain-containing protein, which codes for MDNRQLQKYASGKLVDLRKIATNDERKHRHLYSGYLRRLSPAFGIYKPDYDALSFNDRERLRLLAHSQGLPSSILVLNSAARWHGLWVIGDDAIEATTRNGKLPLRNRWYGRRYYSILLRREHWGQYFGVRCTNPARTCIDIARIHGFRAGLVAMDSFLARGHNIHKLRSTLSNVGRLKGIATARRCVNLAISNSGSPWESVVRADLLDCGIAMEVEAQKKILNYYADICIDGWLVVEVDGNVKYDGTFGDPTSAIVDERRREKEITNAGYRVLRLSPQQLASPDALIEMVRRELSFGPLRRRPAV
- the rfbA gene encoding glucose-1-phosphate thymidylyltransferase RfbA; translated protein: MKGIILAGGSGTRLYPITKGISKQLMPVYDKPMIYYPLSTLIQAGIREILIITTPEDRTAFERLLGDGSHLGIMLSYAVQPRPEGLAQAFIIGEDFIGDDSVALVLGDNIFDGHGFSTALAECRNPDGGTIFAYEVSDPQRYGVVEFDAGGNALSIEEKPSEPRSNFAVVGLYFYDNSVADIARGIAPSARGELEITAVNEEYLRRGKLAVKRLQRGDVWLDTGTVDSMSEASAYIEVLQKRTGAVIGSPEVAAYREGFISREALVQLAEELDKSGYGAYLRTAARED
- a CDS encoding sugar nucleotide-binding protein, which produces MIDGLKIFDLDVHGDERGWFKENWQRSKQLEQGLPDFGPVQNNISFNAERGVTRGLHAEPWDKYISVATGSVMGAWCDLREGSPTYGHTYTHRIDAATAVFVPRGVANGFQALEDNTTYTYLVNAHWSPDAAYSFVNLDMIDWPLEPTEVSEKDKHHPQLADAVPVPPRKILVTGANGQLGRALKAVYGDAAHVEYCTRAEFDITNPPARDWAQYQAIINCAAFNDVNGAEERRAEAWAVNASAPAKLATIASEHNLTLVHVSSDYIFDGTRELHTEEEIPSPLSLYGASKAAGDTAAQTTPKHYVIRTAWVFGEGKNFIRTMADLAAKDVEPRVIHDQRGRPTYAEDLAKAIKHLLETGAEYGVYNVTSGGDAVGRDEIAMAAFIAVGKDPAGVHPVTTQQYREIAGPEADRPAESTLDLSKIEATGFTPMNWRAAVALYLALG
- the rfbB gene encoding dTDP-glucose 4,6-dehydratase; the protein is MSSPQKLLVTGGAGFIGANFVHLLRRERPSWEITVLDKLTYAGNPANLEGTDARLVEGDICDSDLVDRLVAAADVVVHFAAESHNDNSLSNPRPFIDTNLVGTFTLLEAARKHDKRFHHISTDEVFGDLALDDPARFTEQTPYAPSSPYSASKAGSDHLVRAWIRSFGLAATISNCSNNYGPYQHIEKFIPRQVTNILSGLPAKLYGTGAQVRDWIHVDDHNAAVLAILERGALGETYNIGADNDHVSNLQVIELICELMGGEFEHVADRPGHDQRYAMDSAKLRRELDWAPVYTDNQTGMRRGLEQTIEWYTAHRAWWEPLKKAVEAQYAERGQ
- a CDS encoding YeeE/YedE thiosulfate transporter family protein — encoded protein: MILSGLALGAVLGIVMQRGRFCVTGFLRDIFLLKSWRTFTALLIVISVHAVGLTALSSAGVISPEVSNFAPVAVIVGGFLFGIGIVWAGGCASGTWYRTGEGLVGSWFALIFYALFAAAMKYGFLNRLDESVKSFRVEATTIPETLGVSPWIFTIALSALTAYLTWHYMSKEKRAGLKVANLGKKGLAKPLHVYTAAVLVGLLGVAAWPLSAATGRNSGLGITTPSADIASFLTTGEPERINWGVMLVLGILIGSFIAAKTTGEFRIRIPDATQTVRSIGGGALMGIGAALAGGCTVGNGMVQTSLFSYQGWVSLLFMALGVGFAAKIWLKPSRGSQPASAPDAAPQDQPLNTAASPVIQAAPSLGGTAVATLPQVDLGLKVARKPGLTQLEQGRYHLDSMGAVCPFPLIEAKDALEQLEVGDELTIEFDCTQGTETIPRWAADNGHEVVDFQETGDAGWIISIVKR
- a CDS encoding M1 family metallopeptidase, with the protein product MFTLCPAALSGSRDPYTGVEFNLGFRVSHYALNLDYKVEPNALAGEAVLRVVTGDEELKKMSLDLAAGMVTRRVTADGKVKVAKFKQSGGKLRISFGAPVPAGQEFALTIRYGGNPKPIRTTWGQIGWEETESGALVASQPNGAPSWFPCDDHPSQKATFDFRIAADSPFTVVCPGTLISKRSTGSTTRWHYAAESPLATYLATVNVGEFTAFDLGRNTTVFAPAELKSQVNEEFARQQDMLDFFEERFGDYPFPDYRVVVTEDALEIPLEAQGLSIFGSNHVKGDHVFERLIAHELSHQWFGNSCGLSVWGDIWLNEGFACYSEWLWLEHSQGVPAHESARSHYKVLERKDQDLYLADPGARDMFDDRVYKRGALFVHSLRRELGDDAFFRAIRSHLAAARHSTTTASDALSAFRSAGNPAAIDALAADWLGQRALPRFPA